The Microcoleus sp. FACHB-68 genome contains the following window.
CGGTGATGGAAAATTCAGCACCGGCAACTCGGCCTTAGATAATTCCAATCCTGAAACAGGTGCCAGCTATGTCCGCCCTCGCTTCAGCTTCAACCCTGCATTTAATCCGGGAAACACAGCCACCGGCGGCGCACTAGAATCGGAAGGTGCAGTGGGGAACTTGGTCGGCTACGATCCAGCGCGTGGTGGCCCTGTGCCTTGGCAACCAGGGAACGATCCAGAGTACATTAAGTGGAGTTACCCAGATTCAGCCAACACCGCCACAACTCTCTACACCGGCGTTAAAAGTTATAACAACGCCGTTGCCGTAGATATCTATGAAAAGCCGCTGCAAACGATTCTGGGAACTGCTAACCAACAGGGCAAATCAACAGGTTTAGTCTCTTCTGTTCCCATTGACCATGCCACCCCAGGCGCAGCCGCCGCGAATGTGAATCGCCGCGCTAAATACGATGACGAGTATCCCGGTTTAGACAACATTCTGCAACAAGAACTGCGGATTTACCAGCCCAATGTCCTATTAGGCGGTGGTCATCCCTTAGCAGCCGGTGGCGATCCGCTACCTGTCGGTGTAGAACCTCCTGCAGACTACGAATTCGTCACGCAATCAACTTACGAAGAATCCCCAGAAGTTTTACGCGGCTACCGGCTGAGGAAATGAACCCAGAAGCTTTTATCAGATCCTACGCAGGTGCGGTGAATTAATTCATAGCTGTAATGGAGGCTTGCCCCGCTGAGGTCTGTGCGGTAGCCGTCCACAAAGTATTCACCATAGGGGTCATGCACGATAAAGCCTTCCTCGTCATACCCGATAATCGTGATAATGTGGCCGGCATTGGTGAACCAGCCATGTGTAACTGCCGGCAGCCCAGCGCCAAGCCAATCTCTAATTTGATTTTCGGTTGCGTACTCACTAAAGATATCTTTGCGCCCGTAATTGGTGACGACTTTGGCTAAATCATAAGGTTTTTGTCGGTCAAGTCCTTTTTCCTTACAATGAGCCGAAAGTTCATCCTCTAGCTGCACCTTGGCGCTTTTCGCTTTGACCCCTAAATACTCTAGCCCCATCGCGATAGCTGTCACGTTGCAAGCTGAGAAAGGATCGACAACATTGTCTAATTGGGACTTGTAAGGCACATTCAGTAATACTTTTTCTCGTTCCATATCAATTTGTTTGGTAGCTGATATTGCCACGTACCGTTATGCCGGTCGAGATGTGCGTGTGATTTGCAACCAAGATACCGCCCCTACCGGAAAAGGTAAAATTCAGGTAATTATTATTCCTGGTTGCTTGCAACCCCAATTGCTCAAAGTTTGTCGGCAGGTTAAAGCCGTTGTAGGAAGAAATTGCACCGCCTGCGATATACCCCAGATCATTTTTAAGCGTGAAAGGCAAGCCGACTAGCAGAATATCGCCCGAAATCGTGGGGTCTTTCGCCATTGCGCAACAGAAGTGGAGGTGAACGTAACTACCAATTTTGTAATACCAACCCATCCTTTCTGATGTGTAGGTGTGTGCCCCAGCGTTCGCGGTCGCTGAAATGGTAGGCGTCCACAGCCCTTGCGTTACTCGCGCATATTCACCGGCAGCTAAATCTTGATATCCCATACTAAATGCTTTACTCTTCTAGGAAGTCGGCCCCAGAATTAGAGGAATGCTCAGCCCGTCCCCTCAATTGAAAGACAGTGGTTTTCACTAGAAAATTCTGGACATCAAAAATATCTAATTCCAAAGCTTTTTGAGAGGTTTCTAAGTTTTTGTAGGCAAATTTAATATCTACCCTTAATCGCTTAATGGCCTCGCTATTTTGAGCTATTCTTACATCCAGATTATGCTTGTACTGGGCTGCGCCCCAAATTGCGCCCAATGTAGAAGAGATAATCGTTATACAGCCAACCAGGAGCGCAACGTTAATAGTCATCTTCCTAGGGCGCTGATTCGCTAACAGTCCAGTTGCCCGAAATTGTGCCTACCGCCAAGGCTGAAATTTCAGTTGTGGGAACCTCGTGGGAGTCAAAAGTAAAACTGTAATGGGGCGGAATGATACGGTCAAACGCGGTTGTCGTCACCGGCAGCGAGGCAAACGGCGCACACCGGATATACATTTCACTGGGGTTCTTGTTCACAATTGTTAAACCAGTACGATTGGCGTTAGCCGCAATTAGTACCTTAGCCGTGCTGGTTACGGCAACACTTAAAGGCGCTGACCAATTCGTTGCACGCGCAGCCGGCGCAGAATTCAAAGGGAAACCACTCATATTTAATCGAATTAATTGTTGTGTCACATTTGGTCAAGCTTTAGCTCAATTCTTGCGAGGGAACTTTCAACGGTTGTTGATTGAATCCCTGAGTATTTCCAAATCTCCAAGTAGACAGACTTTAACCAAAAAGGGAATGTCAACTGGCAAGCGTAAGGAACCGGCTCATACTTTGGAAATTCAATAATATTCATCATTCTTAATCTTAAGAATGGCTTATTATAAATTTCCATTAGTGAGGCAAAGTCAGAGGTAAATGAGGGAGTGGCAAGCAATCGAACGCTTAACCGACCCCCTAGCTGCCAGTGATCCTTCGCTTCATAGGGCAAGATCCCAATTGCTAAAATATTGCTGTCAATTTGGAAGTTGACCGGCTCAATATAGTTATAGTTCGGCTCGCTAATTGATACGCTTGCCGCCCTAGTTTGTCTCGACACCAGATCCCAATTTAAATTGTTATCGAAATTGAATATTGGCTGAGACATGAGACTATAGCCAATCGATATCGAAGGAAGCGAGTTCTACCGTTTGAATCAGCCCTTCTGGGTTTTCCACTTCTGCCACTTCTTCCAAGATGTCCTGGTACGTGCCGGTGTCGAGGGTGCCGGCTATCCAGTCAACCGCAGCTTGGTTGAGCCGGCACAGGTCTGGAGCATCTTCTACCCGCGTCGCATCAAATAGAAGAATTTCTGGAATTGAAAGATGAATAAATGGATCACTCATCAGGCAATCAAACTTAGCTGAGGAACAATTCGGTAACTACCACCGGCGCTCACGTGCGTTGCAATTTCTGCGTGAGCCTTGATAACTTTTGCGACTTCTTCAAAAGTTTCGGTGCCATTTTTGCCAAATGGCGAAGATAAAGTGTTCGTTTGTTTGCGTTTGTACGGGATGCCGGTAAATCTTGATACTTGCTCGGTACTTGCCGTGCCGGTTACGCGCTTTAAGAAAAGCTTAGCCGGTTTAAATTTGGGAACGTCCAGCACTCGAACAGTATTTGCAACGGTTGTTTGACCGTTGCGTGTCCCTAGGATTGTTTTCATCCGAGTAATCAAAGCCGCGTCTGCTTCTTTTGATTCAGCGGTCGTGGTGCTAACATCCGGTGCAGGGTTGTCAGTGGGAACGAGCATTGGGATACCTAAATCTGTCGTTCCAAATGGGAAGATCACCGCAGCGATACGAGTCGCAACAAGTCGGTTAACATTTAACCCTTTGTAAGCTGCTTTTTTGGCGGGACGATCCAGAGCAAGGTAAGCCTGGTATTTAGCATAGGCAGCCGCCAATTCAGGGCCGCGTTTCAAATCAGAATATCTTGCCATAGAGGGATTGACCTTGATTTCTACAACCTAAGCCTAGCAACGATTTCGCGTGATACAAGAGTCTGGACAACTTAAGTGATCCAGCGTGTGAAGCTTAGCCAGCGAGCAACGATTCACCACCTGGCATCCGATTAACCAAGGTCATCGGTTTCGCCAATCCATGAACAAAAAGGTGCGCGTACAAAAATCGCACATCCGTTCGCGGTCGCCTTCTGGGATGCCTAACCGTTTTGCCTAAAATTTTGCGCTGAGCCGGCAGCGTTGGATATGCCGTGCTGGGGCGACTGTTGTTATTGATATAAAACTTAGTCCAGTCCACAACATGACCTTGCACGTCGAGCACCTTATTAACCAGCGCTTCGGCGGTCGTCTGATTGTTTGCCAAAATTCGCAGGTCATAGCCCTGCGCTTTATCAAAGTAAGTGAATTTTTCCCAGCCACGTTTCCACACGTAGCCACCGTTTGCTTCAAATTCTCGTTCGATGGCTCGCGCCAAACCGCGCACCTTTTCAAGTGTCAGGGTTTCTGAAGTTTCACCAACCAGCCGAAACCCAATTTCACCCACAATCGGATCGAAGCCCTGCTCAACATCTGCCGGATCTTCCCGAAAGATTAATTTGACTTGAGGGGTGTAAGTCCAGATGCCGTCGTAGTCGGTGACGGGCATTCCATAAATCGGAGTCTGCTCTGATGCAAACGTGCCGGCTGTTGCTTGACCAAAGAAAAATATCCACGCTCTCATAAGCGTCATGATTGCAGTGTCGGAGTCTTTGTGGGTGCAAACATACCGCAACGTGCCGCGAGGGGTTGTGACATCTGGCTCGGTATCTTCCGGGCCTAAGTCTGCGAAATATTGCAACATCTTCCGGTTTTCCAGTTTACGAAAAGCGTCCTGCAAAAATTCAAATTCATTAAATCCTTCAGGTAATGCCATAGTTAAAAACTCCTAAACGTTTGATGCGCTGGCAGCTTTTGCCGCGTCTTCTTTTGCCTTAATTTCCTGTGCTTCTGGGGATTCTTTACCTTGCTTAGAACCGGGTTCCTGTGCAATCGCTTTGTTAAATTCTTCAACCACAGAACTAAATTGATTAATTTCTTCCTGTGAGGAAACAACTTCAGCTCCGACCATTTCAATTGTCCCGCCTGCCTCCTCTAAGCTTTCTAAAGTCGTGAACAATTTATTCTGAAAATTCGGTGTGGGATTCATCCAACCAAAAGCACGCTCTGAAACCGCGCCCCATTTTTTAAGGGCGTTTCCTATCTTCGCTACGTTGCTTCCGACCATTTCAACAGCACCGATGACGCTGTTGTTAATCGATTGCACGGCAAACAGAATATTTCTGCCGGTTTGCAATATCCGGTTATTTTTCTTCCATTCAGCTTTGATGCCTTCAAGGTTTTCTGATCCGATAATTGCTTTAATCATTCCCTCAAAAGCACCGCCAATAATCGGGCCAACATCTATTGGCTGATCTTCAACATCCCTTAGCCCGAACGCATTGCCGCCAGCCGTAAGAATATTGTTTAACGCGCCAATTAGCGTTTGTCCTAAATTGCTGCTGAGCATATAGGCGTTATGAACTGTCGCGGCAAGAATCAAAACATTTAAAACGCGGTCAATTTGCAGCCACTTAATTGTCTTCTTGAAAAGTTCAGAAAACTTGTCAAAATTACTGCTCAGTGTTTCAACCGATGTTTTAATCGTTTGATTTATACCAGACAGCCCTCCTTGTATTTGCGGCCCTAGTCGCCTGAAAACCTCGTCAAAGTTAGCCTGAATACTTCCCCCCATATCGCCTAGCTTTGTTTGAAGACCTGCATAAATATCATCAAGTTTCGTGTGAAGTCCAATTGCAACATCATCAAGCTTGGAAGTTATTGTGTTTTGAGATGTTGCTACGGACGATTGAATATTCGCCTGAACTGCGCCTAAATTTTGGTTAACAGAAAGGTTTCCTTGATTGACAATATTATTCAGGCTTGTTGTTTGCTGCGCTAACTTTGCGTCAATTACTAATTGATTTTGAGTTAGGATGTTGTTTATTTGCGCTTGCTGCCGAATTAGCAAAGGTTTAATGTCTGGGCAATCAGTCACCTTTTTTTCATCCTCCCTTCTTGGTCGTTCTATGATTGGCTCTGGATTTTTTACTGGATCTGCAATGGGTGGCAATGGACTAATTGAATTTATAGAAACATTTGTTGCACCCAGTTCTGTTAGAACAGGCTTTTCTGTGTGCCCTTGTATGCGAACAACTTGCCCTGGGAACATATCGCGTACTTGGGCGGGGACACCGTAAGTTTCTTGAAGTTTTTCCGTGCGATAAGTCGTAACCCCTGAATAACCTACCCCTACTCGGCCATAGGGTTGAGTTTGGGGATTTATTCGGCTATTATTTGGGCCGACTTGAGCGATTCCACTAGCATGGATGAAAAAGTCTTCAACAGTTCTAGTGACATACCATCCGACGCTTAATCGCTCTATCCAGGTATCAACTATTGTGCGTCTTACTCTGTCCAAATTTAGTGGGGCTTTTACCCACATTTTTGTAGAAATAGGACTAGGTTGATCAACTATTGCGACTGATAGATATCTATGCTCATATTGGTCATTAGCTAAAGAATAGGTAACAATCACCCAAAATTGTTTCCACGTGTAGCGAGAGGCAGTGATTTCGATTAAATACCACTCACCCCCTAAAACTGTCGGGGAAGGGATAGGTGGGTTGAAAGGTGGTGGATGAGGCGGTGCATCTGCCGGCGGAATTCCGGGTTCCTGCAAGGGTGGCAATTCTGGCAGTTTTAACTCTTCCTGATTAACCGGATTTTTTGGGCTTAATCCTTTACCTAGGTCTGGGGCGGTTAACCCCAATAAATTCTCTAGGACTTTATCGGTAAATTCAGCCGCTTCCTTAATATCATTTGCAAATTCATAAGCTCCTAGAATTCCGCCAGCGATGCCGAGCGCACCTAAGCCAACTTTCCCCACGATTTTAGACGCTGCTTTTCCTCCAATTACCCCTTGAATTGGCTTTTTAATAATTTGCCCTCGCCCTGGGGGTGGTGGCAAAGGTTTACTTAACGGCCTGCGCGGATCTTTCCAGGGCTGCCAGCTCAATCCCTCC
Protein-coding sequences here:
- a CDS encoding alkaline phosphatase; this translates as MPKNTIIMIGDGMGWEMARAAAIAKQMQAGSTGNTLSDYYTAGKGTGLSFQNLTNYALSTTYGTTIADGDGKFSTGNSALDNSNPETGASYVRPRFSFNPAFNPGNTATGGALESEGAVGNLVGYDPARGGPVPWQPGNDPEYIKWSYPDSANTATTLYTGVKSYNNAVAVDIYEKPLQTILGTANQQGKSTGLVSSVPIDHATPGAAAANVNRRAKYDDEYPGLDNILQQELRIYQPNVLLGGGHPLAAGGDPLPVGVEPPADYEFVTQSTYEESPEVLRGYRLRK
- a CDS encoding C39 family peptidase translates to MEREKVLLNVPYKSQLDNVVDPFSACNVTAIAMGLEYLGVKAKSAKVQLEDELSAHCKEKGLDRQKPYDLAKVVTNYGRKDIFSEYATENQIRDWLGAGLPAVTHGWFTNAGHIITIIGYDEEGFIVHDPYGEYFVDGYRTDLSGASLHYSYELIHRTCVGSDKSFWVHFLSR